The following are from one region of the Aspergillus chevalieri M1 DNA, chromosome 1, nearly complete sequence genome:
- the isa1 gene encoding Fe-binding Fe/S cluster assembly protein ISA1 (COG:P;~EggNog:ENOG410PMYF;~InterPro:IPR017870,IPR035903,IPR000361,IPR016092;~PFAM:PF01521;~go_function: GO:0005198 - structural molecule activity [Evidence IEA];~go_function: GO:0051536 - iron-sulfur cluster binding [Evidence IEA];~go_process: GO:0097428 - protein maturation by iron-sulfur cluster transfer [Evidence IEA]), with the protein MSFCRAIHPPVTSSATMFKYINKPSNQSLRAFSSCGRLYTSSKRDMQTATAYRPHSLPTSFPFPRNAGVPDTSISADYPPNLENMTQQKQQSAMSPNVSLREKEAQQPKPMESSAKKPAEKPRRKLRPRKAAMKVTPTAIEQLRKLVAQPDPKFIRVGVKNKGCSGLAYHLEYVEKPGTFDEVVEQDGIKVLIDSKALFSIIGSEMDWHQDKLSQRFVFRNPNIKESCGCGESFMV; encoded by the exons ATGTCATTCTGCAGAGCTATTCACCCTCCGGTGACATCATCCGCCACCATGTTCAAATACATCAACAAGCCATCTAACCAGAGTCTTCGGGCTTTCTCGTCGTGTGGACGCCTATACACCTCGTCAAAGCGTGATATGCAAACCGCTACAGCCTACCGTCCTCACTCGCTACCGACTTCATTCCCCTTCCCCCGAAACGCTGGCGTTCCCGACACTTCGATCTCAGCCGATTACCCCCCCAACCTCGAGAACATGACACAACAGAAGCAACAATCAGCCATGTCGCCCAACGTGAGCCTGAGAGAGAAGGAGGCACAGCAACCTAAGCCTATGGAGTCGTCCGCTAAGAAGCCCGCCGAGAAGCCTCGGAGAAAGTTGCGGCCTCGAAAGGCTGCTATGAAGGTCACGCCCACAGCGATTGAACAACTACGCAAACTAGTTGCCCAACCCGATCCCAAATTTATCCGAGTCGGCGTCAAGAACAAGGGCTGCTCGGGTCTCGCATACCATCTCGAATATGTGGAGAAGCCCGGTACCTTTGACGAGGTTGTGGAACAGGACGGTATCAAGGTCCTTATTGACAGTAAGGCGCTGTTCAGTATAATCGGAAGCGAGATGGACTGGCACCAGGATAAACTGAGCCAGAGATTTGTTTTCCGCAACCCCAACATCA AGGAATCATGCGGATGTGGTGAATCCTTCATGGTATAA
- a CDS encoding DSC3 family protein (BUSCO:EOG092640WA;~COG:S;~EggNog:ENOG410PV8D;~InterPro:IPR029071,IPR025390,IPR019413,IPR000626;~PFAM:PF13373,PF10302;~TransMembrane:2 (o270-288i300-319o);~go_function: GO:0005515 - protein binding [Evidence IEA]), with the protein MSFTPYDILTTESESEPNTNTSLLLTIRFSASIPDLYLDIPAPETTTAAGLKQLIRTHLPSDLSTHRLRLIYSGRGLEDATALKISLRLPPPPPAQANKDESAKKDKKDKGKEPVREQPRVYIHCSIGDIILSDTDLAEEAAAASTLLREGPDGSDDEYEAKQQQEKQKQQASTTTPAPRGFDRLLTAGFTAAEVTALRSQFMAVQSVSRTPDTMPSGAELRELEDRWLDEGTTAGSTVGPGVGGDGGTGVDGDDDGSFGTGSRGAIDDMLWGAVMGFFWPMGCAMWLRREEGVWSWRKGLAVFVGVVVNAAFGAMRIMN; encoded by the coding sequence ATGTCCTTCACCCCATATGATATTCTAACTACTGAATCCGAATCCGAACCAAATACAAACACAAGCCTCCTTCTCACAATCCGCTTCTCAGCCTCGATCCCAGACCTCTACCTCGACATCCCAGCCCCCGAAACCACCACAGCCGCAGGCCTCAAGCAATTAATTCGCACACATCTACCCTCCGATCTCTCCACGCATCGCCTCCGTCTCATCTACTCCGGACGCGGTCTCGAAGATGCCACCGCGCTGAAAATATCATTGAGATTACCACCGCCACCACCCGCACAGGCTAATAAAGATGAGAGCGCAAAGAAGGATAAGAAGGATAAGGGCAAGGAGCCAGTCCGTGAACAGCCGCGGGTATATATACACTGCTCGATCGGGGATATCATCCTCTCAGACACGGACCTAGCGGAAGAAGCGGCTGCCGCATCGACACTTCTACGGGAGGGGCCAGATGGTTCTGATGACGAGTATGAAGCGAAGCAACAACAGGAAAAGCAGAAACAGCAGGCTTCGACAACAACGCCCGCGCCCCGTGGCTTCGACCGTCTGCTCACAGCGGGCTTCACCGCAGCGGAAGTCACTGCCCTCCGCTCGCAGTTCATGGCCGTTCAATCCGTATCACGCACACCGGATACGATGCCTAGTGGTGCGGAGCTCCGCGAGCTTGAGGATCGATGGCTAGATGAAGGGACGACTGCTGGATCCACTGTGGGGCCTGGGGTTGGCGGCGATGGCGGTACTGGGGTTGATGGGGATGACGATGGGAGCTTTGGAACTGGCTCGCGAGGAGCTATTGATGATATGCTCTGGGGTGCGGTTATGGGATTCTTTTGGCCTATGGGGTGTGCGATGTGGttgaggagggaggagggggttTGGAGTTGGAGGAAGGGGTTGGCAGTGTTTGTGGGGGTGGTTGTTAATGCTGCATTTGGGGCTATGAGGATTATGAATTAA
- a CDS encoding v-SNARE protein VTI1 (COG:U;~EggNog:ENOG410PUSH;~InterPro:IPR000727,IPR038407,IPR010989,IPR007705;~PFAM:PF12352,PF05008;~go_component: GO:0016020 - membrane [Evidence IEA];~go_process: GO:0006886 - intracellular protein transport [Evidence IEA];~go_process: GO:0016192 - vesicle-mediated transport [Evidence IEA]), producing MSNPLDTDAGSELFSSYETELKLLQADLNQKLDQIAEASGEQRKSAISQAERAMDEATELLDQMRMEKQNIPSASRSKVNMRFRNYATELDESKRKLKSLSDDRKALFGDRYTDDPQDEHLEQRQQLLSGTERLERSSARLQNSQRLALETEDIGRSTLADLNQQREMIEHTRSGLQQSEGYVDTSIKTLRGMARR from the coding sequence ATGTCCAACCCACTAGACACCGATGCGGGCTCTGAGCTCTTCAGCAGCTACGAAACCGAACTCAAACTCCTCCAAGCGGACCTAAATCAGAAACTCGACCAGATTGCAGAGGCAAGCGGGGAACAAAGGAAGTCTGCGATCAGCCAAGCCGAGCGCGCAATGGACGAAGCTACAGAACTCCTCGACCAGATGCGAATGGAGAAGCAGAATATCCCCTCCGCCTCGCGCTCAAAAGTCAACATGCGGTTCCGCAACTACGCCACCGAGCTGGACGAGTCGAAGCGCAAGCTCAAGTCGCTGTCGGATGATCGTAAGGCGCTGTTTGGGGATCGGTACACGGATGATCCGCAGGATGAGCATTTGGAGCAGAGACAGCAGTTATTGAGTGGGACGGAGCGGTTGGAGCGCAGTTCGGCGCGGTTGCAGAACAGTCAGCGGCTTGCGTTGGAGACGGAGGATATTGGGCGGAGTACGTTGGCGGATTTGAATCAGCAGCGGGAGATGATTGAGCATACGCGGTCGGGGTTGCAGCAGAGTGAGGGCTATGTTGATACTAGTATCAAGACGTTGAGGGGAATGGCCCGTAGGTAA
- a CDS encoding uncharacterized protein (COG:S;~EggNog:ENOG410PGJC;~InterPro:IPR002937,IPR036188;~TransMembrane:1 (i472-491o);~go_function: GO:0016491 - oxidoreductase activity [Evidence IEA];~go_process: GO:0055114 - oxidation-reduction process [Evidence IEA]): protein MSQSQPKRVAVIGGSCAGVTSFWALQHSVHDVHLFEASSELGRRIKTVPFEDGETRVNVNTESPCFNSETSPNLVSLLRSLWISTSPISLRFSASDSLDTYQWGYSILENVLLRPWCLCSLETYRILFDIIWLKYLVLGVLIDRDLFSSQHRSRHTSDAYNYLSNEGFSSSFRDRYLTPLLSTLWGTNAGRFLPRLSIKDLVQFLHDRDLLCIQKFSIPWRRMDVTASQFVQRMAGNFPADKVHFGAKVQQVKRTGEGKYGLFALDGEEMDFDHVIFAVDSDEILRLLQPTKNAEEREILQDIRMTNNIAVLHSNPSSTSNAPYNYIISPDHNPNHLPPMACLTYNINTLQNIPTSLAGPISITINPFNPPHPTLVQAVWEFADTEISTTSLHAFRRLPSIQNKSGLSYCSTWTGRGFLEDAVTGGLRVAVEHLGADVPFEVDLREGKGLGAGLAMGFRDHLILTVLGLLRVYVRIFELALILLELFWVWITKD from the exons ATGTCACAATCTCAGCCTAAGCGGGTCGCGGTTATAGGAGGCAGTTGCGCCGGTGTTACCTCCTTTTGGGCTTTGCAACATTCAGTCCATGATGTCCATCTCTTCGAGGCTTCTTCAGAATTGGGAAGACGCATCAAGACTGTGCCCTTTGAGGACGGCGAGACTCGAGTCAATGTGAATACAGAATCCCCCTGCTTTAATTCAGAGACATCTC CCAATCTCGTTTCGCTTCTACGGTCTCTTTGGATATCTACTTCCCCGATCTCTCTCAGATTTAGTGCGTCCGATAGCCTCGATACATACCAATGGGGATACAGCATCTTGGAAAACGTGCTCCTGCGTCCCTGGTGCCTCTGCAGCTTAGAGACCTATCGGATCCTGTTTGATATCATCTGGCTTAAATACTTGGTTCTGGGCGTACTGATAGACAGAGATTTGTTTAGCTCACAACACCGCTCACGACATACTTCAGATGCTTATAATTATCTATCGAATGAAGGGTTCTCATCCAGTTTCCGGGATAGGTACCTGACTCCTCTGCTCTCAACACTATGGGGTACAAACGCTGGTCGATTTCTCCCACGTCTCTCGATTAAAGATTTAGTCCAGTTCCTGCATGACCGTGATCTGCTTTGCATTCAAAAGTTCTCAATTCCTTGGCGACGTATGGATGTAACTGCCAGTCAGTTTGTCCAACGCATGGCAGGCAACTTTCCTGCTGATAAGGTCCATTTTGGGGCGAAGGTTCAACAAGTAAAGAGAACTGGGGAAGGGAAATACGGTCTCTTTGCTTTAGACGGCGAGGAGATGGACTTTGATCATGTCATTTTCGCTGTTGACAGCGACGAAATCCTCCGGCTGCTCCAGCCGACAAAGAACGCTGAAGAGAGGGAGATCTTGCAAGATATACGGATGACCAATAACATTGCTGTTTTGCATTCCAATCCTTCC TCAACATCCAACGCTCCCTATAACTATATTATATCCCCCGACCACAACCCTAACCACCTACCACCAATGGCTTGTCTTACCTACAACATAAACACACTTCAAAATATACCCACCAGTCTCGCTGGCCCCATCTCCATTACCATAAATCCCTTCAaccctcctcatccgacCCTTGTCCAGGCTGTCTGGGAATTCGCCGATACCGAAATCAGCACTACGAGCCTTCACGCCTTCCGTCGTCTACCATCTATCCAGAACAAAAGTGGGTTAAGCTACTGCAGTACTTGGACAGGACGTGGTTTTCTTGAAGATGCAGTTACGGGTGGTCTGAGGGTTGCTGTGGAGCATTTAGGCGCAGATGTGCCGTTTGAGGTTGATTTGCGCGAAGGAAAGGGGTTGGGGGCTGGGTTGGCCATGGGGTTTAGAGATCATTTGATTCTTACTGTTTTGGGGCTGTTAAGAGTGTATGTGAGGATTTTCGAGTTGGCGTTGATTCTTCTGGAACTCTTTTGGGTTTGGATTACGAAAGATTGA
- the rvb1 gene encoding RuvB family ATP-dependent DNA helicase pontin (COG:L;~EggNog:ENOG410PHI2;~InterPro:IPR027238,IPR037938,IPR027417,IPR003593, IPR041048,IPR010339;~PFAM:PF17856,PF06068;~go_component: GO:0031011 - Ino80 complex [Evidence IEA];~go_component: GO:0035267 - NuA4 histone acetyltransferase complex [Evidence IEA];~go_component: GO:0097255 - R2TP complex [Evidence IEA];~go_function: GO:0003678 - DNA helicase activity [Evidence IEA];~go_function: GO:0005524 - ATP binding [Evidence IEA];~go_function: GO:0043139 - 5'-3' DNA helicase activity [Evidence IEA]) — MVQISEVKGNSRENRTAAHTHIKGLGLRSDGTPEQSGDGFIGQAAAREACGVVVDLIKAKKMAGRAVLLAGGPGTGKTALALAVSQELGTKVPFCPIVGSEIYSAEVKKTEALMENFRRAIGLRVRETKEVYEGEVTELTPEETENPLGGYGRTISHLIIGLKSAKGTKKLRLDPSIYEAIQKERVTVGDVIYIEANTGACKRVGRSDAYATEFDLEAEEYVPVPKGEVHKKKEIVQDVTLHDLDMANARPQGGQDVMSMMGQLMKPKKTEITDKLRQEINKVVNRYIDQGVAELVPGVLFIDEVHMLDIECFTYLNRALESSISPIVILASNRGNTVIRGTDDITAAHGIPPDLLARLLIVPTQSYTPEEIKTIIRLRAKIEGLNITDPALDKVAEHGSKVSMRYALQLLTPASILARVNGRPGGIEEADVAECEDLFLDAKRSASIVNRDSGSFL, encoded by the exons ATGGTCCAGATCAGTGAGGTGAAGGGCAATTCGCGCGAGAACCGGACAGCAGCCCATACGCACATCAAGGGTCTTGGGCTACGTTCGGATGGTACACCAGAGCAGTCCGGTGACGGATTCATTGGACAGGCCGCTGCTCGTGAA GCATGCGGTGTCGTGGTAGACTTGATCAAGGCAAAGAAGATGGCTGGTCGAGCTGTTCTTCTTGCAGGTGGACCTGGAACCGGAAAGACAGCGCTTGCTCTCGCCGTGTCGCAGGAGCTGGGAACCAAGGTCCCGTTTTGTCCGATCGTTGGCAGTGAGATCTATTCTGCTGAGGTCAAGAAGACCGAAGCACTCATGGAGAACTTCCGGAGGGCTATTG GTCTGCGAGTGCGCGAAACCAAGGAAGTATACGAAGGCGAAGTCACAGAACTAACACCCGAGGAAACCGAGAACCCACTTGGAGGATATGGACGGACCATCAGTCATTTGATTATTGGGTTGAAGTCGGCTAAGGGTACCAAAAAACTGCGTCTCGACCCTAGTATCTATGAAGCGATCCAGAAGGAGCGAGTCACCGTTGGAGACGTCATTTACATCGAGGCCAACACCGGAGCTTGCAAGCGAGTTGGGCGATCGGATGCCTATGCGACTGAGTTCGACCTTGAGGCGGAGGAATACGTGCCCGTGCCGAAGGGAGAAGTccacaagaagaaggaaatcgTACAGGATGTGACGCTACATGACCTGGATATGGCCAACGCTCGGCCACAGGGTGGACAGGATGTTATGAGTATGATGGGTCAGCTTATGAAACCGAAGAAGACGGAGATTACGGACAAACTGCGCCAGGAGATCAACAAGGTGGTCAACCGCTATATCGATCAGGGTGTTGCTGAGCTTGTTCCTGGTGTTCTGTTCATTGATGAG GTCCACATGCTTGACATCGAATGCTTCACTTACCTGAACCGGGCTCTCGAATCTTCCATCTCCCCCATCGTTATCCTCGCCTCCAACCGTGGAAACACCGTCATCCGTGGCACCGACGACATTACCGCGGCGCACGGCATTCCTCCCGACCTCCTTGCCCGACTCCTCATCGTCCCCACTCAGTCTTACACCCCCGAAGAAATCAAGACCATCATCCGCTTGCGTGCAAAGATCGAAGGCCTCAACATCACCGATCCTGCACTGGATAAGGTTGCAGAGCATGGCAGCAAGGTCAGCATGCGGTATGCTTTACAATTGTTGACCCCTGCTAGCATCCTTGCGCGGGTAAACGGACGGCCAGGAGGAATCGAGGAGGCCGATGTGGCAGAGTGTGAGGATCTGTTCCTTGACGCTAAGCGGAGTGCTTCGATTGTGAACAGGGACAGTGGGAGTTTCCTGTAA
- the MRPL24 gene encoding mitochondrial 54S ribosomal protein bL28m (BUSCO:EOG09263ZBJ;~COG:J;~EggNog:ENOG410PJC5;~InterPro:IPR034704,IPR026569,IPR037147;~PFAM:PF00830;~go_function: GO:0003735 - structural constituent of ribosome [Evidence IEA]) encodes MAGLQTRPTMSLPFSLSAAFRNISLTSSTRSFSTTTAAQKTKTLPDYIPPYPYGPNYVYKQSNTGLYGGAMIQFGNKISQGRNEGKTRRMWKPNVRRKKLWSDALEDFVFIKITRKALRTIRKSGGLDNYLLDDRPGRVREMGIFGWQLRWQLMQTPKIQEQFREERKRLGLPEPLSFEEFVKQKEAEAQAKGEDKTNIKGETQPIYNEKLY; translated from the coding sequence ATGGCAGGATTACAGACCCGGCCCACCATGTCCCTCCCATTCTCGCTCTCTGCGGCTTTCCGCAACATCTCGTTAACATCCTCCACTCGCTCATTCTCCACGACTACCGCTGCACAAAAGACGAAGACACTCCCCGACTACATTCCTCCTTATCCCTACGGCCCGAACTATGTCTACAAGCAATCTAACACGGGGTTGTATGGGGGTGCGATGATCCAGTTCGGAAACAAAATCTCGCAAGGGCGAAATGAGGGCAAGACCCGACGCATGTGGAAACCGAACGTCCGGCGAAAGAAGCTTTGGAGCGATGCGCTTGAGGATTTCGTGTTTATAAAGATTACACGGAAAGCATTACGGACGATCAGAAAGTCTGGCGGGCTCGACAACTACCTTCTAGACGACCGGCCGGGCCGTGTGAGGGAGATGGGTATTTTTGGATGGCAATTGAGATGGCAGTTGATGCAGACTCCGAAGATCCAAGAACAATTCCGGGAGGAGAGGAAACGGCTGGGGCTACCAGAGCCTCTGTCATTTGAGGAGTTCGTGAAGCAgaaggaggctgaggctcAAGCGAAGGGCGAGGACAAGACCAACATCAAGGGCGAAACACAGCCAATCTACAACGAGAAGCTGTACTAA
- a CDS encoding uncharacterized protein (TransMembrane:2 (i7-27o33-52i)): MNIITMASVALQVAVNIIQIALIGFGVESASGVELAVAIVGIVMTVLDHLTYPPSEDYMNSKVKTMTKDLNVRPPALLTYEVYEVSPNIALNFNFSRIEITISSKAEFSLKFKSLNVRLEVGDTATAMFKKPQVGDDKSRRTRSTMLHRRTDST; the protein is encoded by the exons ATGAATATCATCACCATGGCGAGTGTTGCCCTGCAGGTGGCAGTGAACATTATTCAGATTGCGCTGATTGGATTTGGCGTTGAGAGTGCCTCGGGAGTCGAGCTTGCTGTCGCCATCGTTGGGATTGTCATGACCGTTCTCGA TCATCTTACATACCCTCCGTCCGAGGACTACATGAACAGCAAAGTCAAGACAATGACCAAGGATTTGAACGTGCGACCTCCGGCGCTCCTAACATACGAAGTATACGAAGTCAGTCCCAACATTGCGCTCAATTTCAACTTCTCGCGGATTGAAATCACCATCAGCAGCAAGGCCGAATTCTCCCTCAAGTTCAAGTCTCTCAATGTCCGTCTGGAGGTTGGTGATACTGCGACAGCCATGTTCAAGAAACCCCAAGTTGGCGATGACAAGTCACGGCGAACAAGATCGACTATGTTGCACCGAAGGACAGATTCAACATGA
- a CDS encoding putative alpha-1,6-mannosyltransferase subunit (CAZy:GT34;~COG:G;~EggNog:ENOG410PI6F;~InterPro:IPR008630;~PFAM:PF05637;~TransMembrane:2 (i31-50o56-78i);~go_component: GO:0016021 - integral component of membrane [Evidence IEA];~go_function: GO:0016757 - transferase activity, transferring glycosyl groups [Evidence IEA]): MQFALPPRGGALPLHTSSGRSRLSYQRRRQLKVAAILGFAVISLFFLFSYLHSSSIISTIPAGTSGIVIVTVLDRAALSEKYIHRIKKNREDYAKQHGYTNFFADVSDYESTLDNAPRSWAMVPALRHAMTLYPHSAYFYHLGPHALIMDQSKSLESHLLGKNRLESLMLKNVPVVPPNSVVKTLPHLTSKDIELVFTVDDADLSTGSFVIRQGEFADFFLDVWSDPLYRNYNFVKAETHALDHIVQWHPTILARLALVPQRIINAYSEDSPDVTADGIYRDGDFVIRFHACESDPSRSCDKEMELYYDLWEKKVDGD; this comes from the exons ATGCAGTTCGCGTTACCTCCTCGGGGTGGCGCTCTTCCGCTACATACAAGTAGCGGCCGTTCTCGACTCTCGTATCAGCGCCGGAGACAGCTAAAGGTGGCCGCAATATTAGGTTTCGCAGTCATTTCATtattttttctcttctcttatCTCCATTCCTCGAGTATAATATCGACCATACCTGCAGGAACCTCAGGGATCGTTATTGTGACAGTTTTGGATCGCGCGGCGTTGAGCGAGAAGTACATCCACCGGATTAAGAAGAACAgggaagactatgccaaacAACACG GCTATACGAATTTCTTCGCGGATGTCTCTGACTACGAATCTACGCTTGACAATGCCCCGCGAAGCTGGGCCATGGTTCCTGCCCTTCGTCATGCCATGACGCTTTACCCCCATTCAGCGTACTTCTACCACCTGGGTCCTCATGCCTTGATCATGGACCAATCCAAGTCACTGGAGTCGCATCTCTTGGGTAAAAACCGCCTCGAGTCGTTAATGCTCAAGAACGTCCCTGTCGTGCCGCCAAACAGCGTCGTCAAGACCCTCCCGCACCTCACTTCGAAGGATATAGAGCTTGTCTTCACAGTTGATGACGCGGATTTGAGCACTGGGAGCTTTGTGATTCGACAAGGAGAGTTCGCGGATTTCTTCCTCGATGTCTGGTCCGATCCATTGTATCGGAACTATAACTTTGTAAAGGCAGAGACGCACGCCTTG GACCATATCGTTCAGTGGCACCCAACAATCCTGGCTAGGTTGGCGTTGGTTCCCCAACGGATTATCAATGCCTACAGCGAAGATTCCCCTGATGTCACTGCAGATGGAATCTATAGGGATGGGGACTTTGTCATTCGATTTCACGCATGCGAAAGCGATCCTTCACGAAGCTGTGATAAAGAAATGGAGCTGTACTATGATTTATGGGAAAAGAAAGTAGACGGCGATTAG
- the TSC13 gene encoding trans-2-enoyl-CoA reductase (NADPH) TSC13 (BUSCO:EOG09263FR7;~COG:I;~EggNog:ENOG410PKTC;~InterPro:IPR001104,IPR039357;~PFAM:PF02544;~TransMembrane:6 (i87-109o129-146i167-184o199-221i233-258o264-284i);~go_function: GO:0016627 - oxidoreductase activity, acting on the CH-CH group of donors [Evidence IEA];~go_process: GO:0006629 - lipid metabolic process [Evidence IEA]) → MASVTLKVESRGKPIKALPKEIQVSPDAFAQEVYSRLATASKFDIHRLRITKSSDRGVVPNAKDTTVNDAGLQDQSVIQVKDLGPQIGWRTVFIIEYLGPLLIPALFLFPLRQNIYYNFDQPLPNPSDSQLLVCALLSVHFLKREFETIFIHRFSNATMPARNIFKNSAHYWLLAGFNIAYWVFRPDAAAATDSPNENLVYAGLGLFVFSELANLNAHLVLRNLRRAGTTERGIPSGFGFGLVTCPNYLFEILAWVGVYLVSGLSWSVLFFIAVGGGQMAIWAAKKERRYRKEFGDKYKRKSFVMVPGIF, encoded by the exons ATGGCGTCGGTCACACTAAAGGTTGAATCACGGG GAAAACCCATCAAGGCGCTGCCCAAGGAAATTCAGGTCAGCCCTGATGCCTTTGCCCAGGAAGTTTATAGCCGGCTCGCGACTGCATCCAAATTTGATATCCATCGTTTGAGAATCACCAAGTCAAGCGACCGTGGTGTGGTGCCCAATGCGAAGGACACTACAGTCAACGATGCCGGACTGCAGGACCAGAGCGTGATCCAGGTCAAAGACCTAG GCCCTCAGATCGGGTGGCGGACCGTATTCATCATTGAATATCTCGGTCCTCTTTTGATCCCCgcccttttcctcttccctcTGCGGCAGAACATCTACTACAACTTCGATCAGCCTCTTCCTAACCCCTCCGATTCCCAGCTCCTGGTCTGCGCCCTTCTGAGTGTCCACTTCTTGAAACGCGAATTTGAAACGATCTTCATCCACCGCTTCAGCAATGCCACCATGCCGGCCCGCAATATTTTCAAGAACAGTGCTCACTACTGGCTCCTGGCAGGCTTCAACATCGCCTACTGGGTCTTCCGTCCGGATGCGGCTGCGGCAACCGACAGCCCCAACGAGAATCTCGTGTATGCGGGCCTGGGTCTCTTTGTCTTTTCGGAGCTGGCCAACTTGAACGCCCACCTGGTCCTGCGCAACCTGCGCCGCGCAGGTACCACCGAGCGGGGTATCCCGTCCGGCTTCGGATTTGGTCTGGTCACTTGCCCTAACTACCTGTTTGAGATCCTCGCGTGGGTTGGTGTCTACCTGGTCAGTGGCTTGAGCTGGAGTGTTCTGTTCTTCATTGCTGTGGGCGGTGGACAAATGGCTATCTGGGCTGCCAAGAAGGAACGCCGCTACCGCAAGGAATTCGGTGACAAGTACAAGCGCAAGAGCTTTGTCATGGTCCCTGGAATCTTTTAA